Proteins from a genomic interval of Oncorhynchus kisutch isolate 150728-3 linkage group LG28, Okis_V2, whole genome shotgun sequence:
- the LOC109872532 gene encoding lens fiber membrane intrinsic protein-like has protein sequence MYSFMGGGLFCAGVGNILLIVSTATDYWMQYRHSNNYMHQGLWRYCMPGKCFTHNDSIAHLDATRALMILSLLTCFIGIIIGIMAFIHSSFFNRFDKTFAAGILFFISCFFVLLAMAVYTGVTINYYGKRYGNWRFSWSFIIGWVSVVLNFFSGIFYMCAYRMHECPRNSH, from the exons ATGTACAGCTTCATGGGCGGAGGGCTGTTCTGTGCAGGCGTGGGGAACATCCTCCTGATTGTTTCTACGGCAACCGATTATTGGATGCAGTACCGGCACTCCAACAACTACATGCATCAGGGCCTGTGGCGGTACTGCATGCCGGGGAAATGCTTCACACACAATGACAGCATTG CCCACTTGGATGCCACCCGAGCACTTATGATCCTCTCTCTTCTGACCTGTTTCATTGGCATCATTATCGGCATCATGGCCTTCATCCACTCCTCGTTCTTCAACAGATTTGACAAAACCTTTGCTGCAGGCATATTGTTCTTCATCTCAT gCTTTTTCGTGTTGCTAGCAATGGCAGTGTACACTGGCGTGACGATTAATTACTATGGTAAACGCTATGGCAACTGGAGGTTCTCCTGGTCCTTCATCATCGGCTGGGTGTCAGTGGTGCTAAACTTCTTTTCAG GTATATTCTATATGTGTGCCTATCGGATGCACGAATGCCCCAGAAACTCTCACTAG
- the LOC109872431 gene encoding brain-specific homeobox protein homolog yields MNLNYTSPMPQMPAQRSTSFFIEDILLHKPKPLREVFHSPFSSSLASRMPLLEYGYPLMPTPILAHHPHHPLQKLDHHQYFFTSGMQMPALFQHHPELPGKHCRRRKARTVFSDSQLSGLEKRFEIQRYLSTPERVELATALSLSETQVKTWFQNRRMKHKKQLRKTQDDQKNPNDLDRSMDNASESELNEKNTDDVNRGIEPNSYILENEDDVDIEDDICSPEPSL; encoded by the exons ATGAATCTGAACTATACATCCCCCATGCCTCAGATGCCAGCCCAGAGGTCAACGTCGTTCTTCATCGAAGATATTTTATTACACAAACCCAAGCCTCTGAGAGAGGTCTTCCACTCGCCGTTCTCAAGCTCTCTGGCGTCCCGAATGCCTCTCCTAGAATATGGATACCCACTGATGCCCACTCCGATACTAGCGCATCACCCGCACCATCCTCTACAAAAACTGGACCATCACCAGTATTTCTTTACGTCTG GGATGCAAATGCCGGCTTTATTTCAGCATCATCCAGAGTTACCCGGCAAGCATTGCAGACGCAGGAAGGCGAGAACGGTTTTCTCGGATTCTCAACTATCTGGTCTTGAAAAGAGATTTGAGATACAACGGTACCTATCCACGCCAGAACGAGTGGAGTTGGCAACAGCGTTAAGTCTCTCGGAAACCCAG GTGAAAACATGGTTTCAAAACAGAAGGATGAAGCATAAAAAGCAACTGAGGAAAACACAAGATGACCAGAAAAATCCGAATGATTTAGATAGATCCATGGATAACGCAAGTGAGAGTGAACTCAACGAAAAAAATACAGATGATGTTAACCGTGGAATCGAGCCGAACTCGTACATTTTGGAAAATGAGGACGATGTTGATATCGAGGATGACATTTGCTCGCCAGAACCTTCACTATAG